The proteins below are encoded in one region of Metabacillus dongyingensis:
- a CDS encoding glycerophosphodiester phosphodiesterase produces MERLKRKWVSVIGALVIGIGFTAGGGTAMAKEKHKDIVNVSHRGASGYAPEHTITSYQMGDKMHGEYIEVDLQMTKDGKLIAMHDETVDRTTDGTGLVKDYTLEQIKQLDAGSWFNEKYPQYANLDYAGLKVPTLEEVFQKFGKNAKYYIETKSPEVYPGMEKELLRLVNDYNINKNTLLVQSFSSLSLKTMNELDPSVKLVQLLSYKTNAVITDAEIAAIKQYAMGVGPNYTYLNQDYVQKVAGSGLAIHPYTVNDKETMKKLIDWGVTGMFTNFPDRLHEVMKGK; encoded by the coding sequence ATGGAAAGATTGAAAAGAAAATGGGTGTCGGTGATAGGTGCTCTGGTCATTGGAATCGGTTTTACAGCAGGCGGAGGAACAGCTATGGCAAAGGAAAAACATAAGGACATCGTAAATGTGTCACACCGAGGTGCATCTGGATATGCTCCAGAACATACCATTACATCCTATCAAATGGGCGATAAAATGCACGGGGAATATATTGAAGTAGATTTGCAGATGACAAAGGACGGCAAGTTAATTGCCATGCATGATGAGACCGTAGATCGAACGACAGACGGGACAGGTCTTGTTAAAGATTACACACTAGAACAAATCAAGCAGCTGGATGCAGGCAGCTGGTTTAATGAAAAATACCCGCAATATGCAAACCTGGATTATGCTGGATTAAAAGTGCCAACTCTTGAAGAGGTTTTTCAAAAGTTCGGAAAAAATGCAAAATATTATATCGAAACGAAATCACCTGAAGTTTATCCTGGTATGGAAAAAGAACTTTTGCGTCTGGTAAATGATTATAATATCAACAAAAATACGCTTCTAGTACAGTCTTTTAGTTCTCTCAGCCTGAAAACAATGAATGAACTCGATCCATCGGTCAAGCTCGTTCAATTGCTTTCCTATAAAACCAATGCTGTTATAACTGACGCTGAAATTGCAGCCATCAAACAATACGCAATGGGCGTTGGTCCAAACTATACTTATTTAAATCAAGATTATGTTCAAAAAGTGGCAGGCAGCGGACTAGCAATACACCCATATACCGTAAATGACAAGGAAACGATGAAGAAGCTGATTGACTGGGGTGTAACAGGAATGTTTACTAACTTTCCAGACAGACTGCATGAAGTAATGAAAGGAAAGTAG
- a CDS encoding AraC family transcriptional regulator: MSDRIYQLQDEIAKLIERYSGQDGVHSTLIPSVFFIRHSNVTGPKNGVYKPSLCFIVQGAKEVLLAQERFRYDPVNYLVSSVDLPVTSQVVEASYDVPYLALNLVFTPIQILEVLNDTEIRGRKKDSEKRGMFVSTIELSMLDAVLRLARLLDNPKDIPVLAPLITKEIIYRVLQGQHGSTLEQIAIEGSSAYGIREVIEQITNNYDRSYRIEELAEIANMSVASLHRHFKEVTAMSPIQFQKQLRLQEARRLLLSESADAAEVAFRVGYESPSQFSREYSRMFGSPPREDVKSLRAQYDQKVNS, from the coding sequence ATGTCTGACCGAATCTATCAACTGCAGGATGAGATTGCCAAACTCATAGAGCGTTATTCAGGACAGGATGGTGTTCACTCGACTTTGATTCCATCTGTATTTTTTATTCGCCACTCTAATGTTACCGGGCCAAAGAACGGTGTTTACAAGCCTTCCTTATGCTTTATTGTTCAAGGTGCGAAGGAGGTATTGCTAGCACAGGAGCGTTTTAGGTACGATCCTGTCAATTACCTGGTTTCATCGGTTGACCTGCCGGTTACCAGTCAAGTTGTGGAAGCCTCTTACGACGTTCCGTATTTAGCTCTCAATCTTGTATTTACTCCAATCCAAATCTTAGAAGTTTTAAATGATACTGAAATACGAGGCAGAAAGAAAGACAGTGAGAAGCGAGGCATGTTTGTCAGCACCATCGAGTTATCTATGTTGGATGCTGTATTGAGGTTGGCCCGTTTGCTGGACAATCCGAAGGATATACCGGTACTTGCTCCTTTAATTACGAAGGAAATTATCTATAGGGTTCTGCAAGGGCAGCATGGGAGCACGCTTGAACAAATTGCAATAGAAGGAAGCTCTGCCTATGGTATCAGAGAAGTTATCGAACAAATCACGAATAACTATGATAGGTCTTATCGAATTGAGGAGCTTGCTGAAATAGCGAATATGAGTGTTGCTTCCCTTCATAGGCACTTTAAAGAGGTAACCGCTATGAGCCCAATTCAGTTCCAAAAACAACTGAGACTTCAGGAAGCCCGGCGCCTGTTATTGTCCGAGTCTGCGGATGCCGCTGAAGTTGCATTCCGGGTTGGCTATGAAAGTCCATCACAATTCAGCCGTGAATATTCCCGTATGTTTGGTTCTCCGCCTAGAGAAGATGTAAAGAGTCTCAGGGCCCAATATGACCAAAAGGTAAACTCATAA
- a CDS encoding sugar efflux transporter, with the protein MYKRFKKLFAIKGYRLFVICILLVGIGISITQPYLSLYATEDLGMSAGAFGVFMAVSSLSGVVVNSLIAKRSDSGMDRKQLIILAMLSSALGYASYLVFHNYFILLIVITFFNGLGAPAMPQIYAYAQESAKASQTNDMTFAMSALRSLVSLGFLIGPLVGTFILGVLGYKGLFLGTSAIYLTIASLVFFFLQKRKSVQPDDRKRKSTGSSSLENRKIMQPLIALVFLFAVNAINGINTPLFIVNELNGTLTDVGLVVSISAGMEIPIMLLLGALGRKISNHSLMMIGCYVALAYYIILSISTDSWHLIAAQLLQATYVAIVMGNGLSYFTDLLPNSPGLSTTLYYNGSIIGRLVGNMGGGIIAQFVGFRHVYWACLAIVIFSLFILWRTKPHKEIEAGY; encoded by the coding sequence TTGTATAAACGGTTTAAAAAACTGTTTGCGATAAAAGGATATCGTTTATTTGTCATTTGTATATTGCTGGTTGGTATCGGTATTTCTATTACTCAGCCGTATTTATCCTTGTATGCTACAGAAGATTTGGGAATGAGTGCAGGAGCTTTTGGAGTTTTCATGGCAGTGAGTTCATTAAGTGGAGTGGTGGTCAACTCGCTAATTGCTAAACGATCCGATAGCGGGATGGACCGAAAACAGTTGATTATTTTAGCGATGCTTTCATCTGCTTTGGGATATGCTTCGTATTTAGTCTTTCATAACTACTTTATTCTGTTGATCGTCATCACTTTTTTTAATGGATTAGGGGCTCCTGCCATGCCGCAAATCTACGCTTACGCACAGGAATCGGCAAAGGCAAGTCAAACCAATGATATGACTTTTGCGATGTCTGCATTACGTTCTCTAGTATCTCTCGGATTCCTGATAGGACCATTAGTCGGTACATTCATTTTGGGGGTACTTGGATATAAAGGACTTTTCCTGGGGACATCCGCCATCTATCTTACAATTGCATCTCTAGTATTCTTTTTTCTGCAAAAACGGAAATCTGTTCAACCTGATGACAGGAAACGAAAAAGTACAGGCAGTTCATCTCTTGAAAATAGGAAAATCATGCAGCCGCTTATCGCCTTAGTCTTTCTGTTTGCGGTCAATGCGATTAATGGAATCAACACTCCGTTGTTTATTGTAAATGAGCTCAATGGTACGCTTACGGATGTCGGTTTAGTTGTTAGTATTTCTGCTGGTATGGAAATTCCCATAATGCTTCTTTTAGGTGCCCTGGGCAGAAAAATATCGAACCATTCCTTAATGATGATCGGCTGCTATGTGGCTCTGGCCTATTACATCATCTTAAGTATATCAACCGATTCTTGGCACCTTATCGCAGCACAGCTCCTTCAGGCAACGTATGTAGCTATAGTCATGGGTAATGGACTAAGCTATTTCACAGATTTATTACCTAATTCTCCGGGGCTGTCCACAACACTTTATTACAATGGGTCAATCATTGGAAGGCTAGTGGGAAATATGGGGGGAGGTATCATTGCCCAGTTTGTAGGGTTTCGCCATGTATATTGGGCGTGTCTCGCAATTGTGATTTTCTCGTTGTTTATCTTATGGAGAACAAAACCTCATAAGGAAATCGAAGCAGGATATTAA
- a CDS encoding acyl-CoA thioesterase, with product MEAKKAKESRIINTAQVLSCDLNNYNTLFGGVLMKKLDDAATLSARRHSRVKECVTASTDHIDFLCPIHQTDSVCVESFVTYTGKSSMEIFCKVIAEDMMNGNRRIAATAFLTFVALDENKRPVEVPSIIPETEEEAFLYETGKERAEMRKLRRQKSKELAAYISLDKPWDN from the coding sequence ATGGAAGCAAAAAAAGCAAAAGAAAGCCGCATTATTAATACAGCTCAAGTATTATCATGCGATTTAAATAACTATAATACACTGTTTGGCGGAGTTTTGATGAAAAAGCTCGATGACGCCGCAACTTTATCAGCCCGCAGACATTCTCGAGTGAAAGAATGCGTAACGGCATCTACTGACCATATCGATTTCTTATGCCCTATTCATCAGACTGATTCAGTCTGTGTCGAATCGTTTGTAACTTATACAGGAAAAAGTTCTATGGAGATTTTTTGTAAAGTGATTGCCGAAGATATGATGAATGGCAATCGCAGAATTGCTGCTACAGCATTTCTGACTTTTGTAGCCTTAGATGAAAATAAACGGCCGGTTGAAGTTCCGAGTATCATTCCTGAAACAGAAGAAGAAGCATTTCTTTACGAAACAGGGAAAGAAAGAGCAGAAATGCGCAAATTAAGAAGACAGAAAAGTAAAGAATTAGCTGCGTATATTTCATTGGATAAACCTTGGGACAATTAA
- the cidR gene encoding cidABC operon transcriptional activator CidR — protein MDIKHLQYFIEVSNFNSFSRAAEHLFITQPTISKMIKNLETELGVELFDRSRKKLALTDAGQIILEQAKLIDKAFNNLETELDNLTGLKKGHIRIGLPPIFDAHFFLKIISSFHEKYPGITFQLVEDGSKKIEEDVANNFLDVGIIVLPTKNDIFDHFSFMEEDLKLILHPSHPLAEKEEVQLAELADESFILFNKDFVLNDRIILSCNSVGFNPHIISESSQQSFIEEMVAYKLGISLLPESICDNLNTNVKSVRVVNPSISWNLAIIWGKNQYFSYAAKEWLQFTKEQLTKGFKDD, from the coding sequence TTGGATATCAAACATTTACAATATTTTATTGAGGTGTCGAATTTTAATAGTTTTTCCCGTGCGGCAGAACATTTATTTATCACCCAGCCAACTATTAGTAAAATGATTAAAAATCTTGAGACGGAGCTCGGAGTTGAACTTTTTGACCGCTCCCGCAAGAAATTAGCCTTGACCGATGCAGGACAGATCATTTTGGAGCAGGCAAAATTAATTGACAAAGCCTTTAATAATTTAGAAACGGAATTGGACAACCTGACAGGGCTAAAAAAAGGGCATATTCGTATTGGGTTGCCGCCAATATTTGATGCGCATTTTTTCTTGAAAATTATCAGCAGCTTTCACGAAAAATATCCCGGGATTACCTTTCAATTAGTAGAAGACGGTTCAAAAAAAATAGAAGAAGATGTGGCCAACAATTTTCTTGATGTTGGGATCATTGTTCTTCCGACTAAGAACGACATCTTCGACCATTTCTCTTTTATGGAAGAAGACCTTAAGCTCATCCTTCACCCTTCACACCCATTGGCAGAAAAAGAGGAAGTCCAATTAGCTGAATTGGCTGATGAATCTTTTATTTTGTTTAATAAGGACTTTGTCTTAAACGATCGAATTATTCTTTCTTGCAACAGTGTAGGCTTTAATCCGCATATTATCTCTGAAAGTTCACAGCAGTCTTTCATTGAGGAAATGGTTGCTTACAAACTTGGAATTTCTCTTTTGCCTGAGAGTATCTGTGATAATCTAAATACAAATGTAAAGTCGGTAAGAGTAGTAAACCCGTCAATCAGCTGGAACTTAGCGATTATTTGGGGCAAAAATCAATACTTCTCTTATGCTGCAAAAGAATGGCTGCAGTTCACGAAAGAACAGCTCACAAAGGGATTTAAAGATGATTAA